A region from the Drosophila ananassae strain 14024-0371.13 chromosome 2L, ASM1763931v2, whole genome shotgun sequence genome encodes:
- the LOC6500174 gene encoding uncharacterized protein LOC6500174 gives MATSVLLACGLNEQKLPGFVHISEESNVDGSFLISCILGQRLRISNAGTLLVCLQHHYQHYFNAGMRLGYNTNIFQGKTLGVIDVLSDMAGQGLASKWLRHPDGQNLTEQLMEDIRSQVETNYASRNSYTVLIDNLSILFNLGATKLQVQQFCQDLAALSKERDNLTVITKLSNSDIYQLTDNNVAKLGQVRIQVLRLKSGVFREVDGKLLIERVLEEGKFACEETRKEVLYKVNDRNVKVFTPGEIGVKV, from the coding sequence ATGGCAACCTCAGTGCTATTAGCCTGCGGACTCAATGAGCAAAAATTACCCGGATTTGTGCACATCAGCGAGGAGTCCAATGTGGACGGGAGCTTCCTGATCAGCTGTATCCTGGGCCAGAGGCTTCGCATCTCCAATGCCGGAACGCTGCTCGTCTGCCTGCAGCACCATTACCAGCACTACTTCAATGCTGGGATGCGACTGGGGTACAACACGAACATCTTCCAGGGCAAAACCCTGGGGGTTATTGATGTTCTAAGCGACATGGCCGGGCAGGGACTTGCCTCTAAGTGGCTGCGTCACCCGGATGGTCAGAATTTAACTGAGCAACTGATGGAGGACATTCGATCGCAGGTCGAGACCAACTACGCCAGCCGGAACAGCTATACGGTGCTGATCGACAACCTGTCCATCCTCTTCAACCTGGGTGCCACTAAGCTGCAGGTGCAACAATTCTGTCAGGATTTGGCCGCGCTTTCCAAGGAACGGGACAACCTAACAGTCATCACCAAGCTCAGCAACAGCGACATCTACCAGCTGACGGACAACAATGTGGCGAAACTCGGTCAGGTGCGAATTCAGGTGCTGCGGCTCAAGAGCGGAGTGTTCCGCGAGGTGGATGGCAAGCTGCTGATCGAGCGTGTCCTGGAGGAGGGGAAGTTTGCTTGCGAAGAGACACGCAAGGAGGTTCTCTACAAGGTCAATGATCGTAACGTCAAGGTCTTTACACCTGGCGAAATCGGGGTCAAGGTCTAG
- the LOC6500379 gene encoding mitochondrial dicarboxylate carrier has protein sequence MSQKDRKSRWYFGGLASVGAAIVTHPLDLIKVTMQTQQGKLSVVQLVPSIIREQGVVALYSGISASMLRQMTYSTTRFGAYEVGKSYINTDTFTGKVLLAGFSGFAGGIIGTPADMVNVRMQNDVKLPRDQRRNYKHAFDGLIKVYRQEGFAKLFSGATTATTRGILMTIGQIAFYDETKKHLLATAYFQDNLVTHFTASLVAGAIATTLTQPLDVLKTRSMNAKPGEYKGLWDIVKHVGQLGPLGFFKGYVPAFVRLGPHTILTFVFLEQLRMNFGYTSSS, from the exons ATGAGCCAAAAGGACAGAAAATCACGCTGGTATTTCGGCGGCTTGGCCAGCGTGGGTGCCGCTATTGTCACTCACCCTCTCGACCTCATCAAGGTTACAATGCAGACGCAACAAGGCAAGCTGTCCGTTGTCCAACTGGTTCCGAGTATTATCCGGGAACAAGGAGTTGTGGCCTTATACAGCGGCATCTCCGCCTCGATGCTACGACAGATGACCTACTCCACGACGCGATTTGGTGCTTATGAGGTCGGCAAAAGCTATATCAACACTGATACCTTTACCGGCAAGGTGCTTTTGGCCGGTTTCTCTGGTTTTGCTGGCGGTATTATTGGCACACCGGCGGACATGGTCAACGTTCGGATGCAGAACGATGTTAAGTTGCCCCGCGATCAACGGCGCAA ttACAAACACGCCTTTGATGGTCTCATAAAGGTATATCGCCAAGAAGGATTTGCAAAACTTTTCTCCGGAGCTACAACGGCGACAACGCGTGGAATACTCATGACCATCGGGCAGATTGCGTTCTACGACGAAACCAAGAAGCACCTACTGGCCACCGCCTACTTCCAGGATAACTTGGTGACGCACTTTACCGCCTCACTAGTGGCGGGAGCAATAGCCACCACTCTTACCCAGCCCTTGGATGTCCTGAAGACGCGGTCGATGAACGCGAAGCCTGGAGAATATAAGGGATTGTGGGACATTGTTAAGCATGTGGGACAATTAGGACCTCTTGGTTTCTTCAAGGGCTACGTGCCAGCCTTTGTGCGATTGGGTCCTCACACCATCCTGACCTTCGTGTTCCTGGAGCAGCTCCGCATGAACTTTGGCTATACATCTAGTAGCTAA
- the LOC6500380 gene encoding uncharacterized protein LOC6500380 — translation MGAIFSPTHQLLVLSLVLLVINPAKIGASKKLTIRKLEKFNEDSDEVHSHLRIAEDEENLLKVSGKLNTHVDIDNHWKISVKVMKAASPDDDFHEVLKLQKLGVCDAMKTYYKDFFYEKLKKYSNAPRPEKCPLPADDYHLDDYPLDVKIIKKLLSPGYYQIVCKLRKGDDVKLEYRAEIEME, via the exons ATGGGTGCTATATTTTCTCCAACTCACCAGCTGCTAGTACTGAGCCTGGTCCTCCTTGTAATTAATCCTGCCAAAATCGGAGCCTCGAAAAAGCTGACTATTCGAAAATTAGAGAAGTTTAACGAGGATTCTGATGAAGTGCACAGCCATCTGCGGATCGCCGAGGATGAGGAGAATTTGTTGAAGGTCAGCGGCAAACTGAACACACATGTGGATATAGACAACCACTGGAAG ATCTCTGTAAAAGTTATGAAAGCCGCTTCTCCGGACGACGACTTCCACGAGGTTCTGAAACTTCAAAAATTGGGCGTTTGCGATGCAATGAAGACGTACTACAAGGACTTCTTCTACGAGAAGCTTAAGAAGTATTCGAATGCTCCAAGGCCTGAAAAATGTCCTTTGCCAGCGGATGATTATCATCTAGACGATTATCCTCTGGACgtcaaaatcataaaaaaattattatcgcCGGGCTACTACCAAATTGTATGCAAACTCCGGAAGGGGGATGACGTAAAACTGGAATACCGCGCCGAGATAGAAATGGAATAA
- the LOC6500381 gene encoding mitochondrial dicarboxylate carrier: MGEESRRQPHAYFGGLAGMGAVMFTHPFDLVKVALQTQQGGLSIPTLVGRIVREQGYLALYNGISASLLRQITNTMPRFAVYEFGRHLFSNSVLGSLSQSSLAGIASGICGTPADLVNVRMQNDVKLPKEKRRNYKHAIDGFAQIIKKEGVITLFSGWTLVAARGTLMTIGQNCCYDLAKAYMLTKPYFKDNVVTHFTASMVAATVATVLTQPLDVIKTRRMNAEPGEYKNMFDIVKHTAQLGPLGFYKGVVPAFLRLGPHTILMFIFFEQLRLHFGYLPENQKEVKHSIAWEEINYSHLKFIVANLI, encoded by the exons atGGGGGAAGAAAGCAGAAGGCAGCCGCATGCCTATTTTGGTGGTCTGGCGGGCATGGGAGCTGTTATGTTCACCCATCCTTTTGACCTTGTCAAGGTCGCACTGCAGACCCAGCAAGGCGGTTTATCGATCCCAACGCTGGTCGGAAGGATCGTCCGGGAACAGGGCTATTTGGCACTATACAATGGAATATCTGCCTCGTTGCTGCGCCAAATAACAAATACAATGCCGCGATTCGCAGTCTACGAGTTTGGAAGGCATTTATTCAGCAATTCTGTATTGGGCAGCTTGAGCCAATCCTCTTTAGCTGGCATTGCATCCGGAATTTGTGGAACTCCGGCGGACTTGGTCAACGTGCGGATGCAGAACGACGTGAAACTGCCTAAGGAAAAACGGCGCAA CTACAAACATGCAATTGATGGATTTGCCCAAATTATCAAAAAGGAAGGAGTTATAACCCTCTTTTCCGGTTGGACACTGGTAGCGGCTCGAGGAACTTTAATGACTATTGGACAGAATTGCTGCTACGACCTGGCTAAGGCGTAtatgctaacaaaaccctacTTCAAGGACAACGTGGTGACGCATTTTACCGCCTCCATGGTGGCGGCAACAGTTGCAACCGTGCTTACCCAACCACTGGATGTTATCAAGACGCGGAGGATGAACGCGGAGCCGGGAGAATACAAGAACATGTTCGACATCGTCAAGCATACGGCCCAGCTTGGTCCACTTGGTTTCTACAAGGGCGTCGTTCCAGCATTCCTGCGGTTAGGACCTCACACTAttctaatgtttatattttttgagcAGTTGCGTCTCCACTTTGGCTACTTACCCGAAAACCAGAAGGAAGTTAAACACTCAATAGCTTGGGAGGAAATTAATTACAGTCACCTAAAATTTATAGTCGCCAATCTCATTTAA
- the LOC6500173 gene encoding lipase 3, whose amino-acid sequence MRGVTLKASIFLVGLGLVLAGSRPISDCGERIENDGYPMERHTVTTDDNYILTMHRIPYSPKTGNSANRPVAFLMHGMLSSSSDWVLMGPERSLAYMLADAGYDVWMGNARGNTYSKAHKYWPTFWQIFWNFSWNEIGIYDVPAMIDYVLAQTGQTQVQYVGHSQGTTVYLVMVSEKPAYNDKIKSAHLLGPAAYMGNMKSPLTRAFAPILGQPNAIVELAGSMEFMPSSQFKQDLGIAQCQADSPFADMCANEIFLIGGYDTEQLDYDLLEHIKATSPAGASVNQNLHFCQEYNSKKFRKFDYTALRNPYEYGSYFPPDYKLKNAKAPVMLYYGANDWMCDVSDVRKLRDELPNMALDYLVPFEKWAHLDFIWGTEARKYVYDEVLKQMQSYE is encoded by the exons ATGAGAGGAGTAACATTAAAAGCATCTATTTTTCTGGTCGGTTTAGGCCTGGTTTTGGCTGGCAGCCGCCCCATCTCGGATTGC GGTGAACGCATTGAGAATGATGGCTACCCAATGGAGCGCCATACGGTGACCACCGATGACAACTACATCCTGACTATGCACCGCATCCCCTACTCCCCGAAAACCGGTAATAGCGCCAACCGTCCCGTCGCTTTCCTGATGCACGGTATGCTGAGCTCATCTTCCGATTGGGTGCTCATGGGTCCGGAGCGATCACTGGCTTACATGTTGGCCGATGCTGGATACGATGTGTGGATGGGCAACGCCAGAGGAAACACCTACTCCAAGGCCCACAAGTACTGGCCCACCTTCTGGCAGATTTTCTGGAACTTCAGCTGGAACGAAATCGGCATCTACGATGTTCCGGCCATGATTGATTATGTTTTGGCACAGACTGGTCAGACCCAGGTGCAGTATGTGGGTCACTCCCAGGGCACCACTGTCTACTTGGTGATGGTTTCGGAGAAGCCCGCGTACAATGACAAGATAAAGTCTGCCCATCTCCTGGGTCCTGCGGCCTATATGGGCAATATGAAGAGTCCCCTGACCCGTGCCTTTGCCCCAATCTTGGGTCAACCCAATGCCATTGTAGAACTGGCCGGTTCCATGGAGTTCATGCCCAGCAGCCAATTTAAGCAGGATCTGGGCATCGCCCAGTGCCAGGCGGATTCTCCGTTTGCGGATATGTGTGCTAATGAAATCTTCTTGATTGGAGGCTACGATACCGAGCAACTTGACTAT GATCTTCTGGAACACATCAAGGCCACTTCCCCGGCTGGAGCTTCGGTCAACCAGAATCTGCACTTCTGCCAGGAATATAACTCCAAGAAGTTCCGTAAATTCGACTACACTGCCCTGCGTAATCCCTACGAATACGGCAGCTACTTCCCACCGGATTACAAGCTAAAGAATGCCAAGGCCCCTGTTATGTTGTACTATGGAGCCAACGACTGGATGTGCGATGTGAGTGATGTGCGCAAGCTGCGGGACGAGCTCCCCAACATGGCTTTGGACTACCTAGTGCCATTCGAGAAATGGGCTCATTTGGACTTTATCTGGGGCACTGAGGCCAGGAAGTATGTCTACGACGAAGTCTTGAAGCAGATGCAGTCCTACGAATAG
- the LOC6500382 gene encoding uncharacterized protein LOC6500382 → MKHQQVVVDYWTMLKTSGLCLLLALCGFVLLKMVQTIFWLPGHLKKNQLRLEELAKHYAKDISAEERAEIEKLFNANEPLTDERLNQFLNKPEEVEPKKDQ, encoded by the exons atgaaGCACCAACAAGTTGTGGTCGACTACTGGACCATGTTAAAGACATCTGGTCTGTGCCTATTACTAGCCCTCTGCGGATTTGTACTTCTTAA AATGGTGCAGACCATTTTCTGGCTGCCAGGACATCTTAAAAAGAACCAGCTGCGTCTCGAAGAACTGGCCAAACACTATGCCAAGGACATCAGCGCAGAAGAACGGGCCGAAATAGAAAAGCTCTTCAACGCCAACGAGCCACTGACAGATGAGCGTCTTAACCAATTTCTAAACAAGCCAGAGGAAGTCGAGCCCAAAAAAGACCAgtga
- the LOC6500172 gene encoding mucin-5AC isoform X2: MAANNLVAVLLLASICMAHAYPALLPYIYNPSKRNGGDSVFPQIEDDVSELDQLRNEPGTVLAKRQQDGSTARTTTTTKESVEEVAAAPESGQNPNSSIMTELERQLEVATPLISTTTTTSTSATTTTATSKEEGERSQLEEPKTHIKTVVEPTAHSKAFYGAARLAFGQNPEVLPTTTTTSTTTTSTTTTTTPAPPPEPQPEAEKEPEAEAEAEEEEESEPKAEVDVAGEPADPEDPAGEVAETELTALNPPKPKPSHPNANKETIGDIVFDVVARTTERRSSSSKMNAKSLLKSPNGQYSSFDMAQYIFWTGDETAVVKAVEELVQGKVITRENALKFLQDIRLGIEFLQRSYANRIFPEEVRQNQLKRHSPPSTIPPTTSTTTTTTTSTTTEKPFPEVHALDPESRIIAGVGALPVKNFDSFSFWNKIKVLDNEAQQDLNDYDEGRAKIVEYLYNEYSLEEILYKLAKVMFAQSLSHGSDEAQMELQKLTEFLEREGNMGVIPLDLQKKVLRVLLSALSDTLTEHPELLPAARVNLANPFYRLPMHTPSQ; this comes from the exons ATGGCGGCAAACAATCTGGTGGCCGTCCTCCTTTTGGCCAGTATCTGCATGGCCCACGCCTATCCGGCTCTGTTGCCCTACATCTACA ATCCCTCCAAACGTAACGGTGGAGATAGCGTGTTCCCCCAGATCGAGGACGATGTGAGTGAGCTTGACCAGTTGCGAAACGAACCGGGCACAGTCTTGGCCAAACGTCAGCAAGATGGCAGCACCGcccgcaccaccaccaccacaaagGAAAGCGTCGAGGAGGTGGCCGCCGCTCCAGAGTCTGGCCAGAACCCCAATTCAAGCATTATGACCGAGCTGGAGCGACAGCTGGAGGTGGCTACGCCTCTGATTTCGACTACCACCACCACTAGCACTTCAGCCACAACCACAACGGCTACGTCAAAGGAGGAGGGCGAACGATCCCAGCTGGAGGAGCCAAAAACCCATATTAAGACCGTGGTGGAGCCAACGGCACACTCCAAG GCATTTTACGGAGCTGCTCGTCTAGCTTTCGGTCAAAATCCTGAGGTTCTGCCAACAACCACAACTACGAGCACCACCACAACATCCACTACAACCACAACGACGCCAGCTCCACCACCGGAACCTCAGCCAGAAGCGGAAAAGGAGCCAgaggcagaagcagaagcagaagaagAGGAAGAATCCGAGCCAAAGGCTGAAGTGGACGTGGCTGGAGAACCGGCAGATCCCGAGGATCCAGCTGGAGAAGTGGCTGAAACCGAACTGACTGCTCTCAATCCGCCTAAGCCCAAGCCAAGCCATCCCAATGCCAACAAAGAGACCATCGGAGATATTGTCTTCGATGTTGTGGCTCGCACCACGGAGCGAAGATCCAGTTCGTCAAAGATGAATGCCAAG AGTTTGCTGAAAAGTCCAAATGGTCAGTATTCATCCTTCGACATGGCTCAGTATATTTTCTGGACTGGTGATGAAACGGCCGTGGTAAAGGCAGTCGAGGAATTGGTTCAAGGCAAGGTG ATTACCCGTGAAAACGCTCTGAAATTCCTACAAGATATTCGTCTTGGCATTGAATTCCTGCAACGATCTTACGCCAATCGCATCTTTCCGGAAGAGGTTCGCCAGAATCAGCTAAAGCGGCACAGTCCGCCCAGCACCATTCCTCCAACCACATCCACTACAACCACGACGACCACGAGCACCACCACGGAAAAACCATTCCCAGAAGTACACGCCTTGGACCCCGAATCCAGAATTATTGCCGGAGTCGGAGCACTACCGGTGAAGAACTTTGACAGCTTCAGTTTCTGGAACAAGATCAAAGTGCTGGACAATGAGGCTCAACAGGACCTGAATGATTATGATGAGGGACGAGCTAAGATTGTAGAGTACTTGTACAATGAGTATTCCTTGGAGGAGATTCTGTACAAGCTAGCAAAA GTAATGTTTGCTCAGTCCTTATCGCACGGCTCTGATGAGGCTCAAATGGAGTTGCAGAAGCTAACAGAATTTCTGGAGCGTGAGGGCAACATGGGTGTCATACCCCTAGACTTGCAAAAGAAAGTTTTGA GAGTTCTGCTTAGCGCATTATCGGACACCTTGACCGAACACCCGGAGCTTCTGCCGGCGGCGCGGGTTAATTTGGCCAACCCGTTTTACAGGCTTCCAATGCATACCCCAAGCCAATAG
- the LOC6500172 gene encoding uncharacterized protein LOC6500172 isoform X1, translating to MAANNLVAVLLLASICMAHAYPALLPYIYNPSKRNGGDSVFPQIEDDVSELDQLRNEPGTVLAKRQQDGSTARTTTTTKESVEEVAAAPESGQNPNSSIMTELERQLEVATPLISTTTTTSTSATTTTATSKEEGERSQLEEPKTHIKTVVEPTAHSKCISTKPPKNQQAFYGAARLAFGQNPEVLPTTTTTSTTTTSTTTTTTPAPPPEPQPEAEKEPEAEAEAEEEEESEPKAEVDVAGEPADPEDPAGEVAETELTALNPPKPKPSHPNANKETIGDIVFDVVARTTERRSSSSKMNAKSLLKSPNGQYSSFDMAQYIFWTGDETAVVKAVEELVQGKVITRENALKFLQDIRLGIEFLQRSYANRIFPEEVRQNQLKRHSPPSTIPPTTSTTTTTTTSTTTEKPFPEVHALDPESRIIAGVGALPVKNFDSFSFWNKIKVLDNEAQQDLNDYDEGRAKIVEYLYNEYSLEEILYKLAKVMFAQSLSHGSDEAQMELQKLTEFLEREGNMGVIPLDLQKKVLRVLLSALSDTLTEHPELLPAARVNLANPFYRLPMHTPSQ from the exons ATGGCGGCAAACAATCTGGTGGCCGTCCTCCTTTTGGCCAGTATCTGCATGGCCCACGCCTATCCGGCTCTGTTGCCCTACATCTACA ATCCCTCCAAACGTAACGGTGGAGATAGCGTGTTCCCCCAGATCGAGGACGATGTGAGTGAGCTTGACCAGTTGCGAAACGAACCGGGCACAGTCTTGGCCAAACGTCAGCAAGATGGCAGCACCGcccgcaccaccaccaccacaaagGAAAGCGTCGAGGAGGTGGCCGCCGCTCCAGAGTCTGGCCAGAACCCCAATTCAAGCATTATGACCGAGCTGGAGCGACAGCTGGAGGTGGCTACGCCTCTGATTTCGACTACCACCACCACTAGCACTTCAGCCACAACCACAACGGCTACGTCAAAGGAGGAGGGCGAACGATCCCAGCTGGAGGAGCCAAAAACCCATATTAAGACCGTGGTGGAGCCAACGGCACACTCCAAG TGTATATCCACGAAACCACCCAAAAATCAACAGGCATTTTACGGAGCTGCTCGTCTAGCTTTCGGTCAAAATCCTGAGGTTCTGCCAACAACCACAACTACGAGCACCACCACAACATCCACTACAACCACAACGACGCCAGCTCCACCACCGGAACCTCAGCCAGAAGCGGAAAAGGAGCCAgaggcagaagcagaagcagaagaagAGGAAGAATCCGAGCCAAAGGCTGAAGTGGACGTGGCTGGAGAACCGGCAGATCCCGAGGATCCAGCTGGAGAAGTGGCTGAAACCGAACTGACTGCTCTCAATCCGCCTAAGCCCAAGCCAAGCCATCCCAATGCCAACAAAGAGACCATCGGAGATATTGTCTTCGATGTTGTGGCTCGCACCACGGAGCGAAGATCCAGTTCGTCAAAGATGAATGCCAAG AGTTTGCTGAAAAGTCCAAATGGTCAGTATTCATCCTTCGACATGGCTCAGTATATTTTCTGGACTGGTGATGAAACGGCCGTGGTAAAGGCAGTCGAGGAATTGGTTCAAGGCAAGGTG ATTACCCGTGAAAACGCTCTGAAATTCCTACAAGATATTCGTCTTGGCATTGAATTCCTGCAACGATCTTACGCCAATCGCATCTTTCCGGAAGAGGTTCGCCAGAATCAGCTAAAGCGGCACAGTCCGCCCAGCACCATTCCTCCAACCACATCCACTACAACCACGACGACCACGAGCACCACCACGGAAAAACCATTCCCAGAAGTACACGCCTTGGACCCCGAATCCAGAATTATTGCCGGAGTCGGAGCACTACCGGTGAAGAACTTTGACAGCTTCAGTTTCTGGAACAAGATCAAAGTGCTGGACAATGAGGCTCAACAGGACCTGAATGATTATGATGAGGGACGAGCTAAGATTGTAGAGTACTTGTACAATGAGTATTCCTTGGAGGAGATTCTGTACAAGCTAGCAAAA GTAATGTTTGCTCAGTCCTTATCGCACGGCTCTGATGAGGCTCAAATGGAGTTGCAGAAGCTAACAGAATTTCTGGAGCGTGAGGGCAACATGGGTGTCATACCCCTAGACTTGCAAAAGAAAGTTTTGA GAGTTCTGCTTAGCGCATTATCGGACACCTTGACCGAACACCCGGAGCTTCTGCCGGCGGCGCGGGTTAATTTGGCCAACCCGTTTTACAGGCTTCCAATGCATACCCCAAGCCAATAG
- the LOC6500171 gene encoding 28S ribosomal protein S21, mitochondrial — MGKFRHIFSSSTFINKKTDMRHAQFLARTVLVQNNNVEEACRLLNRVLGKEELLDQFRRTRFYEKPYQVRRRINFEKCKAIYNEDMNRKIQFVLRKNRVEPFPGCS, encoded by the exons ATGGGCAAATTCCGCCATATATTCAGCTCTTCAA catttataaataaaaaaactgaCATGAGGCACGCGCAATTCCTGGCCCGCACTGTTCTCGTGCAAAATAATAACGTGGAGGAGGCCTGCCGACTTCTGAACCGCGTCTTGGGAAAGGAGGAACTTCTGGACCAGTTCCGTCGCACTCGCTTCTACGAGAAGCCCTACCAG GTTCGCCGCAGGATAAACTTTGAGAAATGTAAGGCGATTTACAACGAGGATATGAATCGCAAGATTCAGTTCGTCCTTCGCAAAAACCGCGTCGAACCTTTCCCAGGATGCAGTTAG
- the LOC6500383 gene encoding dnaJ homolog subfamily A member 4 — MVKETGYYDLLGVKPNATPDELKKAYRKLALKYHPDKNPNEGEKFKAISQAYEVLSDADKRQVYDEGGEAAIKKGGADSGDFRNPMDFFEKFFGAGFGGGGGGRRRERRGKDVVHQMSVQLEELYNGATRKLQLQKNVICDKCEGRGGKKGSIEKCMQCRGNGVETRVQQIAPGIMQHIEQVCRKCSGSGETIQEKDRCKNCNGRKTVRERKVLEVHIEKGMRDGQKIVFTGEGDHEPESQPGDIIILLDEKEHATYAHAGQDLMMKMPLQLVEALCGFQRIIKTLDDRDLIVQTNPGEVIRHEMTKCINEEGMPIFKNPMEKGTLIIQFEVIFPETINPAVVPALKQCLPPAPEVDIPIDAEPTVLEDFDPKQRRQQHQRMAYDEDDGGYQDGPRVQQCTSS; from the exons ATGGTGAAGGAAACTGGCTATTACGATCTTCTGGGCGTGAAGCCCAATGCCACGCCCGACGAGCTGAAGAAGGCCTACCGGAAGCTGGCCCTCAAATACCATCCCGACAAAAACCCCAACGAGGGCGAAAAGTTCAAAGCCATCTCGCAGGCCTACGAAGTACTGTCCGATGCGGACAAGCGCCAGGTGTACGACGAGGGCGGCGAGGCGGCGATCAAGAAGGGTGGAGCCGACTCCGGAGACTTCAGGAATCCGATGGACTTCTTTGAGAAGTTCTTCGGCGCCGGTTTCggaggtggcggcggcggtcGACGACGAGAGCGACGCGGTAAGGACGTGGTGCATCAGATGTCCGTGCAGCTGGAAGAGCTCTACAACGGGGCGACCCGCAAGCTGCAGCTGCAGAAGAACGTTATTTGCGACAAGTGCGAGGGTAGGGGAGGCAAGAAGGGCAGCATTGAGAAGTGTATGCAGTGCCGTGGTAATGGTGTGGAGACCCGTGTCCAGCAGATCGCTCCCGGCATCATGCAACACATCGAGCAGGTGTGCCGCAAGTGTTCCGGATCGGGCGAGACCATTCAGGAGAAGGACCGCTGCAAGAACTGCAACGGCAGGAAAACGGTGAGGGAGCGAAAGGTACTGGAAGTCCACATCGAGAAGGGTATGCGGGACGGACAGAAGATTGTGTTTACGGGCGAGGGTGATCACGAGCCGGAATCTCAGCCTGGCGATATTATTATTCTGCTGGACGAAAAGGAGCACGCGACGTACGCGCATGCCGGGCAGGATCTGATGATGAAGATGCCGTTGCAGCTGGTGGAAGCCTTGTGCGGCTTCCAGCGGATTATCAAGACCCTGGATGACCGCGATCTGATCGTGCAAACAAATCCCGGCGAGGTTATTCGGCACGAGATGACAAAGTGCATCAACGAGGAGGGCATGCCCATTTTCAAGAACCCCATGGAGAAGGGCACACTGATCATTCAGTTCGAGGTCATCTTCCCCGAGACGATCAATCCGGCAGTGGTGCCCGCCCTCAAACAGTGCCTGCCCCCGGCGCCGGAGGTTGACATTCCAATCGATGCAGAGCCCACTGTTTTG GAGGACTTTGATCCCAAGCAACGGCGTCAGCAGCACCAGCGCATGGCCTACGATGAGGACGATGGCGGCTATCAGGATGGCCCCCGTGTCCAGCAGTG